The nucleotide sequence GCTAATTCTTCAGCCAAAAATCCCACAGAGGTTCTGGGACGTATCCACAGCAATCCCCAAATCTGTCTCTGTGCAGACCAATGATCTTCGAGATGCTTGGGCATACTGCGACGGTTATCTGTCACCAGAATTCGCTGTCTAGATTCTAGATACAACAAAATTTCTGGGTCTGGAGTTCCCAAGGCAGGAGCGCCGATTTGACCAACCCGCAAAATATCAATTTCTGGGTGACGACGTTGTAACGCGATAATCGTTCGTGGGGGTAGGTTTTCATCTAGCAAAAACTTGATTTTCACCGTCGTTCATGGTTGGTTGACGCTGTGCTTTTTTGCTTCTCAAACGATCGATCACAGGTGAAGTAGTATCATTGCAAAAGGCTTGATAGCGCTGTTCTTGCCACTCCGAAAGGCGCTTAAGATAAGCATCTATTTGCAATCGGTTGTGATGGTAGTAAGTAATTGTGGCATAAATGACTTCCAAACTGAGAGTGTTTAGCTCCCCCTGAATTTCTTCTGGGGTATAACCGTCAAGATAATAACTTAAAACATTATCAATCCCGACGCGATGCCCTTTGAGGCGAATATCATCTTCACTGACAAATTCAAAGTAATCTTCTAGCTGCATGGAATCTTTTGGTGTTTCTTCTCTTCTTACTTCTAAGATAGAATATTTTTCTATTCTTTGAATTATTACGAGAGTCAAACTATGTTGAAGTTCTTTAAAGAGACTATCATCGATCGCCCAATCGCGCCCTCTAATTCCCTGAGTTAAGCGTGATTGCGCTTAGCTAAAGATGAATGAGTCAGTCTGGAAAATAAAATGAGCAATAGATAGGGTGGGGAAGGTAAGCCAAATCAGAAGTCGATCATTTACAATTAAAGTCGGTTTTTCTTCGCTCTA is from Cyanobacteria bacterium GSL.Bin1 and encodes:
- a CDS encoding DUF433 domain-containing protein, with translation MQLEDYFEFVSEDDIRLKGHRVGIDNVLSYYLDGYTPEEIQGELNTLSLEVIYATITYYHHNRLQIDAYLKRLSEWQEQRYQAFCNDTTSPVIDRLRSKKAQRQPTMNDGENQVFAR